From the genome of Uranotaenia lowii strain MFRU-FL chromosome 1, ASM2978415v1, whole genome shotgun sequence, one region includes:
- the LOC129738263 gene encoding putative uncharacterized protein ENSP00000383309 — protein MTPTQRSCFHQPLRADIVPLEELFSTRSCFHRPPRADVAPLGGLNSNSKTPTQRSYLHQPPRADVVPLGGLNFNSKTPTQRSCLHQPPRADDVPLGGLPLYSISFPKNAHTQKSCIHQPPRADVVSLGGLCFYCKTPTQRSCFHRPPRADVAPLGGLNSNSKTPTQRSCLHQPPRADIVPLGGLNFNSKTPTQGSCLHQPPRADVVPLRGLNSNSKTPTQRSCFHQPPRADVVPLGGLNFYARLPPRGAASTSHTEPMLSHPEDLIFTQDSHPEELLPPATQS, from the exons ATGACTCCCACCCAGAGAAGCTGCTTCCATCAGCCACTCAGAGCCGATATTGTCCCCTTGGAGGAATTATTTTCAACA AGGAGCTGCTTCCATCGGCCACCCAGAGCCGATGTTGCCCCACTCGGAGGACTTAATTCCAACAGCAAGACTCCCACCCAGAGGAGTTACTTACATCAGCCACCCAGAGCCGATGTTGTCCCACTCGGAGGACTTAATTTCAACAGCAAGACTCCCACCCAGAGGAGCTGCTTACATCAGCCACCCAGAGCCGATGATGTCCCACTCGGAGGACTTCCTTTATACAGCATTTCGTTTCCGAAAAACGCCCACACGCAGAAGAGCTGCATCCATCAGCCACCCAGAGCCGATGTTGTCTCACTCGGAGGGCTTTGTTTTTACTGCAAGACTCCCACCCAGAGGAGCTGCTTCCATCGACCACCCAGAGCCGATGTTGCCCCACTCGGAGGACTTAATTCCAACAGCAAGACTCCCACCCAGAGGAGTTGCTTACATCAGCCACCCAGAGCCGATATTGTCCCACTCGGAGGACTTAATTTCAACAGCAAGACTCCCACCCAGGGGAGTTGCTTACATCAGCCACCCAGAGCCGATGTTGTCCCACTCAGAGGACTTAATTCCAACAGCAAGACTCCCACCCAGAGGAGCTGCTTCCACCAGCCACCCAGAGCCGATGTTGTCCCACTCGGAGGACTTAATTTTTACGCAAGACTCCCACCCAGAGGAGCTGCTTCCACCAGCCACACAGAGCCGATGTTGTCCCACCCGGAGGACTTAATTTTTACGCAAGACTCCCACCCAGAGGAGCTGCTTCCACCAGCCACACAGAGCTGA